The window ACCGGTTGAAGATACAGCTACGTCATCAGCATCTTTTACCAGCTCAGACAATTTCTGTTTGGCTCTCTGGCCGAACGGCTGGCTTTTCTCCGGGGCATCAATATCTACAAGCCGAATTCTTATCAACTCGCCTTCATCTTTGACCTCAAGGGTATCACCATCCAGTATTCGTGTTACCGTAATCGCTGGCGCTGCTTCGACACATGAGAATAAAGTAGGTAATATCAAGATATTACATAAAATTAATTTTCTCATTAGTCACTTCCATTATTTTTCAAACCCTCAAAGTAACTTAAGAGTTTATAAATAAAA is drawn from Klebsiella aerogenes and contains these coding sequences:
- a CDS encoding thermonuclease family protein, coding for MRKLILCNILILPTLFSCVEAAPAITVTRILDGDTLEVKDEGELIRIRLVDIDAPEKSQPFGQRAKQKLSELVKDADDVAVSSTGKDRYGRTLAKVYVKKCQPACLAYYVNAEMVKSGLAWAYRYHGKATSPTMEELENRAKEAKTGLWSLPDAVEPWRYRYEHKTQ